Proteins found in one Sphingobium sp. V4 genomic segment:
- a CDS encoding DNA-binding response regulator, giving the protein MTKTSPGDTVLVVDDTPESLRFLTDTLEAAHISVLIATSGDAALELLEHVAPDLILMDAVMPGLDGFETTRAIKQMPAGAPIPIIFMTGLTESEHVVHALEAGGVDYVRKPIVVEELLARVRVHMANARQTQGGQFALDATGRNLIAVTTGGQLSWSTPGAEKLMEALEPGWSRGDAAPPALLRAAISRLLGDDLPAGATAKADSGGGDTVELIIVGRPRREEILIRLNHLDPLADIGRLQSHFGLTQREAEVLLWISYGKPNRVISEILAISPRTVNKHLEQIFEKLGVETRAAAAAFAVRVIAQ; this is encoded by the coding sequence ATGACCAAGACTTCCCCCGGCGACACCGTACTGGTCGTCGACGACACCCCCGAGTCGCTCCGCTTCCTGACCGACACGCTGGAAGCCGCGCATATTTCCGTCCTGATCGCCACCAGCGGCGACGCGGCGCTGGAATTACTGGAGCATGTCGCCCCCGACCTGATCCTGATGGACGCGGTGATGCCGGGGCTGGACGGCTTCGAAACGACGCGCGCGATCAAGCAGATGCCGGCGGGGGCGCCGATCCCGATCATCTTCATGACCGGCCTGACGGAAAGCGAGCATGTCGTCCATGCGCTGGAAGCTGGCGGCGTGGATTATGTGCGCAAGCCCATCGTGGTCGAGGAATTGCTGGCCCGCGTGCGCGTCCACATGGCCAACGCGCGCCAGACCCAGGGCGGCCAGTTCGCGCTGGACGCCACCGGCCGCAACCTGATCGCGGTAACGACCGGGGGACAACTGAGTTGGAGCACGCCCGGCGCGGAAAAGCTGATGGAGGCGCTGGAGCCGGGCTGGTCACGCGGCGACGCCGCGCCGCCCGCCCTGCTCCGCGCGGCGATCTCGCGGCTGCTGGGCGACGACCTTCCCGCCGGCGCGACCGCGAAGGCGGACAGCGGCGGCGGCGACACGGTGGAACTGATCATCGTAGGCCGCCCGCGCCGCGAAGAGATATTGATCCGCCTCAATCATCTCGACCCGCTGGCCGATATCGGTCGGCTGCAAAGCCATTTCGGCCTGACCCAGCGCGAAGCGGAGGTGCTGCTGTGGATCAGCTATGGCAAGCCCAACCGCGTCATCAGCGAGATATTGGCGATCAGCCCGCGCACCGTGAACAAGCATCTGGAGCAGATTTTCGAGAAGCTGGGAGTCGAGACGCGCGCCGCCGCAGCCGCCTTCGCCGTGCGCGTGATCGCGCAATAA
- a CDS encoding ATP-binding protein — MDRAAYVLREKRLYNKWVASQTLEDYALRYTADSARRWTAGQVANTAIGATAFLACEAIGASITLTYGFANSVAAIAAAVALMFVIGLPIAYHAAKHGLDIDLLTRGAGFGYLGSTLTSLIYASFTFLLFSVEATIMAVALTAMTGMPMSVAYLVSALMVIPIALYGMSAITRFQNATQAFWIVLQVAPIAYILWSGPDALAQWSRFTGQLGAPDGSVSLLYFGFALSTLLSLLPQIGEQADYLRFLPAKAKIGRGKWWTAMLAGGPGWTLIGGMKLLLGSWLAHFLVQSAALQSEASSPTAMFQAIYTAMSGHAGLSLVLTGLFVIICQLKINVTNAYAGSIAWSNFFARLTHSHPGRVVWLIFNVLLALLLMEVGIFDAIEAILILYATVAAGWIGALAADLMISKPLRLSPAGIEFKRAHLFDINPVGIGAMLLSISVSGIAHVGLLGEIARAFAPVIGMAVAFTSAPVIALLTHGRYYIARRSHWPEGGQTKTCIICENAFQHVDMAHCPMYAAPICSLCCTLEARCHDRCKTDSRATQQAARWLERLLPRAVATHVHTPVGHFIAVMTIITLANGAVLGGIGWQVARRAPSIAAQTSSLMLGLFLLFSLFGGVIAWMIVLAHQSRRSAMQESEHHVQKLMEEVIAHDVTGAELQRAKEAAEAANAAKSRYLVSVSHEIRSPLNSIYGYAQLMERGHEIAPVEAAKIIRRSAEHLTNLVEGLMDISQVESGVLRISSETVRLSPFVDQIANMFRPQAQAKGIEFLYERPENLPDFVRTDQKRLRQILINLLSNAIKFTRSGSVTFRVQYRSQMATFDIIDTGLGIAADDLKRIFDPFERGSNPDAQKQKGIGLGLAITQALVQILGGDLSVISDAGSDSTRRGTQFTVRLMLGHVAGQAADSQPVDRIRGYEGERRKVLLIDDDAAQVAVLRGLLEPLDFTVFEALSGRAGLEIAAREQPDIILLDISMPGESGWDICRILRERLGGRVRIVMVSANAHEFHRGGDGQAAHDMFLMKPVDLDALLDAIADQLHIRWTGDAPPLPTEADAAMPPLPEEAAPILADIEQKAIIGHVRGIEASIRALEETVPDAQPLTRALLLHLDRFDLKALIRTIRAAQ, encoded by the coding sequence ATGGACCGCGCCGCCTATGTCCTGCGCGAAAAGCGGCTCTACAACAAGTGGGTCGCCAGCCAGACATTGGAGGATTATGCCCTGCGCTACACCGCAGACAGCGCCCGGCGCTGGACGGCGGGACAGGTCGCCAACACCGCGATCGGGGCGACCGCCTTCCTCGCCTGCGAGGCGATCGGAGCGTCCATCACCCTGACCTATGGTTTCGCCAACAGCGTCGCCGCCATCGCCGCCGCCGTGGCGCTGATGTTCGTCATCGGCCTGCCAATCGCCTATCATGCCGCCAAGCATGGCCTGGACATCGACCTTCTGACGCGCGGCGCCGGCTTCGGCTATCTGGGGTCCACCCTCACCTCGCTGATCTACGCCAGCTTCACCTTCCTGCTCTTCTCGGTCGAAGCGACGATCATGGCGGTCGCGCTGACGGCGATGACCGGGATGCCGATGAGCGTCGCCTATCTGGTGAGCGCACTGATGGTCATCCCGATCGCCCTCTACGGCATGAGCGCCATCACCCGGTTCCAGAATGCGACCCAGGCCTTCTGGATCGTCCTCCAGGTCGCGCCGATCGCCTATATCCTCTGGTCCGGCCCGGACGCGCTGGCGCAATGGAGCCGTTTCACCGGACAACTGGGCGCGCCCGACGGCAGCGTCAGCCTGCTCTATTTCGGCTTTGCCCTCTCCACCCTCCTGTCGCTGCTGCCCCAGATCGGGGAGCAGGCGGACTATCTGCGCTTCCTGCCCGCCAAGGCGAAGATCGGCCGGGGCAAATGGTGGACCGCGATGCTGGCGGGCGGCCCCGGCTGGACCCTGATCGGCGGCATGAAGCTGCTACTCGGCTCCTGGCTGGCGCATTTCCTGGTCCAGAGCGCCGCCTTGCAGAGCGAAGCGTCCAGCCCGACCGCGATGTTTCAGGCGATCTACACCGCCATGTCTGGCCATGCCGGCCTGTCGCTGGTGCTGACGGGCCTGTTCGTCATCATCTGCCAGCTCAAGATCAATGTCACCAACGCCTATGCCGGCTCGATCGCCTGGTCCAATTTCTTCGCCCGACTGACCCACAGCCATCCCGGCCGCGTCGTGTGGCTGATCTTCAACGTGCTGCTGGCGCTGCTGCTGATGGAAGTCGGCATCTTCGACGCGATCGAGGCGATCCTGATCCTGTACGCCACGGTCGCGGCGGGCTGGATCGGGGCGCTGGCGGCGGACCTCATGATCTCCAAGCCGCTGCGGCTGTCGCCGGCGGGGATCGAGTTCAAGCGGGCGCATCTGTTCGACATCAACCCGGTCGGCATCGGCGCGATGCTGCTGTCCATTTCGGTGTCGGGCATCGCCCATGTCGGCCTGCTGGGAGAGATCGCCCGCGCCTTCGCCCCGGTCATCGGCATGGCGGTCGCCTTCACCAGCGCCCCGGTCATCGCGCTGCTGACCCATGGCCGCTATTATATCGCCCGCCGGTCGCACTGGCCGGAGGGCGGCCAGACAAAGACGTGCATCATCTGCGAAAATGCGTTCCAGCATGTCGATATGGCGCATTGCCCCATGTATGCCGCCCCCATCTGCTCGCTCTGCTGCACGCTGGAGGCGCGCTGCCACGACCGGTGCAAGACCGACAGCCGGGCGACGCAGCAGGCCGCGCGGTGGCTGGAGCGCCTGCTGCCCCGCGCCGTGGCGACGCATGTCCATACCCCGGTGGGCCATTTCATCGCGGTGATGACGATCATCACACTCGCCAATGGCGCGGTGCTGGGCGGGATCGGCTGGCAGGTCGCGCGGCGCGCGCCCTCCATCGCCGCCCAGACCAGCAGCCTGATGCTGGGTCTTTTCCTCCTTTTCTCGCTGTTCGGCGGGGTCATCGCCTGGATGATCGTGCTGGCGCATCAGAGCCGCCGCAGCGCGATGCAGGAAAGCGAGCATCATGTGCAGAAACTGATGGAAGAGGTGATCGCGCATGACGTGACCGGCGCGGAACTGCAACGCGCCAAGGAGGCGGCGGAGGCCGCCAATGCGGCCAAGAGCCGCTATCTCGTCAGTGTCAGCCATGAAATCCGCTCGCCGCTCAACAGCATCTACGGCTATGCCCAGTTGATGGAACGCGGCCATGAGATCGCGCCGGTCGAAGCCGCCAAGATCATCCGCCGCAGCGCGGAACATCTGACCAATCTGGTCGAGGGGCTGATGGACATCAGCCAGGTCGAAAGCGGCGTACTGCGCATCAGCAGCGAAACCGTCCGCCTGTCTCCCTTCGTCGACCAGATCGCCAACATGTTCCGACCCCAGGCGCAGGCCAAGGGCATCGAATTTCTCTACGAACGGCCCGAAAATCTGCCCGACTTCGTGCGCACCGACCAGAAAAGACTGCGCCAGATCCTGATCAACCTGCTGTCTAACGCGATCAAGTTCACCCGGTCCGGGTCCGTCACCTTCCGCGTCCAGTATCGCAGCCAGATGGCGACGTTCGACATCATCGACACAGGGCTGGGCATTGCGGCCGACGACCTGAAGCGCATCTTCGATCCGTTCGAGCGCGGCTCCAATCCGGACGCACAGAAACAGAAGGGCATCGGCCTCGGCCTCGCCATCACCCAGGCGCTGGTGCAGATATTGGGCGGCGACCTGTCCGTCATCAGTGATGCGGGCAGCGATTCGACCCGCAGGGGAACCCAGTTCACGGTGCGCCTGATGCTGGGCCATGTCGCCGGACAGGCGGCGGACAGCCAGCCGGTCGACCGGATCAGGGGCTATGAAGGCGAACGGCGCAAGGTGCTGCTGATCGACGACGACGCCGCGCAGGTCGCGGTCTTGCGCGGCCTGCTCGAACCGCTCGACTTCACCGTGTTCGAAGCGCTCAGCGGCCGGGCCGGACTGGAGATCGCGGCGCGGGAACAGCCCGACATCATTCTCCTCGATATCTCGATGCCCGGAGAATCCGGCTGGGACATTTGCCGCATCCTGCGCGAACGACTGGGCGGCCGGGTCCGCATCGTCATGGTTTCGGCCAACGCGCATGAATTTCATCGCGGCGGCGACGGCCAGGCGGCGCACGACATGTTCCTGATGAAGCCCGTCGATCTGGACGCCCTGCTGGACGCGATCGCCGACCAGCTCCATATCCGCTGGACCGGCGACGCCCCGCCCCTCCCGACCGAAGCCGACGCCGCAATGCCGCCCCTGCCCGAAGAAGCCGCCCCCATCCTCGCCGATATCGAACAGAAGGCGATCATCGGCCATGTTCGTGGGATCGAGGCCAGCATCCGCGCCCTGGAGGAAACCGTGCCCGACGCCCAGCCACTGACCCGCGCTCTCCTCCTCCATCTCGACCGCTTCGACCTCAAGGCGCTGATCAGAACCATAAGGGCCGCTCAATGA
- the ureG gene encoding urease accessory protein UreG, whose protein sequence is MTSRNGPLRVGIGGPVGSGKTALTDRLCKAMRDHYNIAAITNDIYTREDAEFLTRSGALVPERIMGVETGGCPHTAIREDASINLAAVDEMSRKFPGLELIFIESGGDNLAATFSPELADITIYVIDVSAGDKIPRKGGPGITRSDLLVINKIDLAPLVGADLNVMDRDAKKMRGTRPFLFTNLKDMIGLDAIIDFIVATGGLRPRPALETAG, encoded by the coding sequence ATGACCTCTCGTAACGGTCCCCTGCGTGTCGGCATCGGCGGCCCGGTCGGTTCCGGCAAGACCGCGCTGACCGACCGGCTGTGCAAGGCGATGCGCGACCATTACAACATCGCCGCCATCACCAACGACATCTACACCCGCGAGGATGCCGAGTTCCTGACCCGTTCGGGCGCGCTCGTTCCTGAACGGATCATGGGCGTGGAAACGGGCGGTTGCCCCCATACGGCGATCCGCGAGGACGCCAGCATCAACCTCGCCGCCGTGGACGAAATGAGCCGGAAATTCCCCGGCCTCGAACTCATCTTCATCGAAAGCGGCGGCGACAATCTCGCCGCCACCTTCAGCCCCGAACTGGCCGACATCACCATCTATGTCATCGACGTGTCGGCGGGCGACAAGATCCCGCGCAAGGGCGGCCCCGGCATCACCCGGTCCGACCTGCTGGTCATCAACAAGATCGACCTCGCCCCGCTGGTCGGGGCCGACCTCAATGTCATGGACCGGGACGCGAAGAAGATGCGCGGGACGCGCCCCTTCCTCTTCACCAACCTGAAGGACATGATCGGCCTGGACGCGATCATCGACTTCATCGTCGCGACCGGCGGGCTACGGCCCCGGCCCGCGCTCGAAACCGCCGGCTGA
- a CDS encoding urease accessory protein UreF produces MAIAPTIIITTMLADAALHRLLAWTSPSYPVGSFTYSHGLETAVEDGRVRTAANVADYVEAVLARGGGWIDAVLFVHAYDAAGDADAFDAIAELAAAFRGSSETALESRQQGGSFLSVTRKAWPHRALDAFAERWGEHPIAHVAVMALACAAHDIPREAALHGWLHATAANLVSAGVRLVPLGQTDGQLALAALSHAIPPIAERALMTSLDDLGTAAPELELASLAHETLYTRLFRS; encoded by the coding sequence ATGGCCATAGCCCCGACCATCATCATCACGACCATGCTGGCTGACGCCGCGCTCCATCGCCTGCTGGCCTGGACTTCGCCCTCCTATCCGGTGGGCAGCTTCACCTACAGCCATGGGCTGGAAACTGCGGTGGAGGATGGCCGCGTCCGCACCGCCGCCAATGTCGCCGACTATGTCGAGGCGGTGCTCGCGCGCGGCGGTGGCTGGATCGACGCGGTGCTGTTCGTCCATGCCTATGACGCGGCGGGGGACGCCGATGCGTTCGATGCCATAGCGGAACTGGCCGCTGCGTTTCGCGGCAGTAGCGAAACCGCTCTTGAAAGCCGCCAGCAGGGCGGCTCCTTCCTGTCGGTGACGCGCAAGGCCTGGCCGCATCGCGCGCTCGATGCCTTCGCAGAGCGCTGGGGCGAGCATCCCATCGCCCATGTCGCGGTCATGGCGCTGGCCTGCGCGGCGCACGACATACCGCGCGAAGCCGCGCTCCATGGCTGGCTGCACGCCACCGCGGCCAATCTGGTGTCGGCCGGCGTGCGCCTCGTCCCGCTCGGCCAGACCGATGGCCAGCTTGCCCTTGCCGCCCTGTCGCACGCGATTCCCCCGATTGCCGAGCGTGCCCTGATGACATCGCTCGACGACCTCGGTACCGCGGCGCCCGAACTGGAACTGGCGTCGCTCGCCCATGAAACCCTCTACACAAGGCTTTTCAGATCATGA
- the ureE gene encoding urease accessory protein UreE — protein sequence MLTAHDVLPAGHWSGPAADHIMLDHDARHRRRWVYTADHGTMFLLDLARATVLGHGDALILSDGRLVEILAAPEALVEVTADSPATMIRLAWHIGNRHLPAELHPHAIRLRDDHVINAMLEGLGATVTKIEAPFTPEGGAYSGGGHHHHDHGHSPDHHHHDHAG from the coding sequence ATGTTGACCGCCCATGACGTCCTCCCCGCCGGCCACTGGTCCGGCCCCGCCGCCGACCATATCATGCTGGACCATGACGCGCGTCATCGCCGCCGCTGGGTCTATACCGCCGACCATGGCACGATGTTTCTGCTCGACCTCGCCCGCGCGACGGTGCTGGGCCATGGCGACGCGCTGATACTGTCCGACGGGCGGCTGGTCGAGATACTGGCCGCGCCCGAAGCGCTGGTCGAAGTCACCGCCGACAGCCCGGCGACGATGATCCGGCTGGCCTGGCATATCGGCAATCGCCACCTGCCCGCCGAACTCCACCCCCATGCCATCCGCCTGCGCGACGATCATGTCATCAACGCGATGCTGGAGGGGCTGGGCGCGACGGTGACGAAGATCGAGGCGCCCTTCACGCCGGAGGGCGGCGCCTATTCGGGGGGCGGGCATCATCACCACGATCATGGCCATAGCCCCGACCATCATCATCACGACCATGCTGGCTGA
- the ureC gene encoding urease subunit alpha, translated as MPVTMSRRAYAGMFGPTVGDRVRLGDSSLLIRVEEDRTIYGEEVKFGGGKVIRDGMGQSQMSRGDGAPDTVITNALILDHWGIIKADVAIRDGLIAAIGKAGNPDVQPGVTIPIGPGTEIIAGEGRILTAGGIDAHIHFICPQQVEEALNAGITTMLGGGTGPAHGTLATTCTPGTWHIGRMFQALETMPMNFGLMGKGNASQPHALEEMARAGVCGLKLHEDWGTTPAAIDCCLSVADEYDIQVAIHTDTLNEAGFVESTIGAFKGRTIHAFHTEGAGGGHAPDIIKLAGLPNVLPSSTNPTRPYTVNTIEEHLDMLMVCHHLDPRIAEDVAFADSRIRKETIAAEDILHDLGAFSMMSSDSQAMGRVGETIIRCWQTADKMKQQRGSLESDDADSDNFRAKRYIAKYTINPAIAHGISHIVGSIAVGKLADLVLWSPAFFAVKPDMVIKGGSIATAPMGDPNASIPTPQPVHYRPMFGALGRAGALSAVHFVSAAGIAEGIRERLQLARPLEAVRNTRGGIGKASMILNDAMPHIEVDPETYEVRADGELLTCEPASVLPFAQRYFLF; from the coding sequence ATGCCCGTAACCATGAGCCGCCGCGCCTATGCCGGCATGTTCGGGCCGACCGTGGGGGACCGGGTGCGGCTGGGCGACTCTTCGCTGCTCATCCGGGTCGAGGAAGACCGCACCATCTATGGCGAGGAGGTGAAGTTCGGCGGCGGCAAGGTGATCCGCGACGGCATGGGCCAGAGCCAGATGAGCCGTGGGGATGGCGCGCCCGACACGGTCATCACCAACGCGCTGATCCTGGACCATTGGGGGATCATCAAGGCGGACGTGGCGATCCGCGACGGCCTGATCGCCGCGATCGGCAAGGCGGGCAATCCCGATGTCCAGCCCGGCGTCACCATCCCGATCGGCCCAGGCACGGAGATCATCGCGGGCGAAGGGCGCATCCTGACCGCCGGCGGCATCGACGCGCATATCCACTTCATCTGCCCTCAGCAGGTGGAGGAGGCGCTCAACGCCGGCATCACCACCATGCTGGGCGGCGGCACCGGCCCGGCGCATGGCACGCTGGCCACGACCTGCACGCCGGGGACTTGGCATATCGGGCGGATGTTCCAGGCACTCGAAACCATGCCGATGAATTTCGGCCTGATGGGCAAGGGCAATGCCAGCCAGCCGCACGCGCTGGAGGAGATGGCCCGCGCGGGCGTATGCGGCCTCAAACTGCACGAGGATTGGGGGACGACGCCCGCCGCGATCGACTGCTGCCTGTCGGTCGCCGACGAGTATGATATCCAGGTCGCGATCCATACCGACACGCTGAATGAAGCAGGCTTCGTCGAAAGCACGATCGGCGCGTTCAAGGGCCGCACCATCCACGCCTTCCATACCGAAGGGGCGGGCGGCGGCCATGCGCCCGACATCATCAAGCTGGCGGGGCTGCCCAATGTCCTGCCCTCCTCCACCAATCCCACGCGGCCCTACACCGTCAACACGATCGAGGAACATCTCGACATGCTGATGGTGTGCCATCATCTCGACCCGCGCATCGCCGAGGATGTCGCCTTCGCCGACAGCCGCATCCGCAAGGAGACGATCGCGGCGGAGGATATTCTCCACGACCTGGGCGCCTTCTCCATGATGTCGTCGGACAGCCAGGCGATGGGCCGGGTGGGCGAAACGATCATCCGCTGCTGGCAGACGGCGGACAAGATGAAGCAGCAGCGTGGGAGCCTGGAGTCGGACGACGCCGACAGCGACAATTTCCGCGCGAAGCGCTACATCGCCAAATATACGATCAACCCGGCGATCGCCCATGGCATTTCGCACATTGTCGGGTCGATCGCGGTCGGGAAGCTGGCCGATCTGGTGCTCTGGTCGCCCGCTTTCTTCGCGGTGAAGCCCGACATGGTCATCAAGGGCGGCAGCATCGCCACCGCGCCGATGGGCGATCCCAATGCCAGCATCCCGACGCCCCAGCCGGTCCATTACCGCCCGATGTTCGGCGCGCTGGGCCGGGCCGGCGCCTTGTCTGCGGTGCATTTCGTGTCGGCAGCGGGTATCGCGGAGGGCATCCGCGAGCGGCTGCAACTGGCGCGCCCGCTGGAGGCGGTGCGCAACACGCGCGGCGGGATCGGCAAGGCGTCGATGATCCTCAATGACGCGATGCCGCATATCGAGGTCGATCCCGAGACCTATGAGGTGCGGGCCGACGGCGAACTGCTTACCTGCGAACCGGCCAGCGTGCTGCCCTTCGCGCAGCGCTATTTCCTGTTCTGA
- a CDS encoding urease subunit beta: MIPGEIIPVPGDIVLNAGREPITLTVANSGDRPIQVGSHYHFAETNPALVFDRDAARGYRLDIPSGTAVRFEPGQSRDVQVIPYAGDRVVIGFRGDVMGAL, translated from the coding sequence ATGATCCCCGGCGAAATCATCCCCGTCCCCGGCGACATCGTGCTGAACGCAGGGCGAGAGCCCATCACGCTGACCGTCGCCAACAGCGGCGACCGGCCGATCCAGGTGGGCAGCCATTATCATTTTGCCGAGACGAACCCCGCGCTGGTCTTCGATCGCGACGCGGCGCGGGGGTATCGGCTGGACATTCCATCGGGCACCGCCGTCCGCTTCGAGCCGGGGCAGAGCCGCGACGTGCAAGTCATCCCCTATGCGGGCGATCGGGTGGTGATCGGCTTTCGCGGCGATGTGATGGGGGCGCTCTGA
- a CDS encoding urease subunit gamma, producing MNLTGREKDKLLIAMAAIVARRRLERGVKLNHPEAIALITDHVVEGARDGQTVAALMASGGHILTRDQVMEGVAEMIHDIQVEATFPDGTKLVTVHRPIR from the coding sequence ATGAATCTGACGGGGCGCGAAAAGGACAAGCTGTTGATCGCCATGGCGGCGATCGTCGCGCGGCGCAGGCTGGAGCGCGGGGTGAAGCTCAACCACCCCGAAGCGATCGCGCTCATCACCGACCATGTGGTGGAGGGCGCGCGCGACGGCCAGACCGTGGCCGCGCTGATGGCGAGCGGCGGCCATATATTGACTCGCGACCAGGTGATGGAGGGCGTAGCCGAGATGATCCACGACATTCAGGTGGAGGCGACCTTTCCGGACGGCACCAAGCTCGTCACCGTGCACAGGCCGATCCGGTGA